Below is a window of Clostridiales bacterium DNA.
ATCTTCCTCGCTGATGCTGCCGAGCCTGGCCAGATGCTTCCGGATCTCGGTATCAACAGCGTCATTGAGCCTTTCAGCGTTGTAGGCGCTGGGGCCTCTGCAGGTTTTCCGGGAGGACAGTTTCCGGTAGCACCGGTACATATCCCTTTCGTATTTTCGCTTGGTTCCGTCCGCCAATTTCTTCGTCGTTGTGTTATGGCTGAAATAAAGCCTGGTACCGCAGTCCGCGCAGTAGAGCAATCCGCTGAGCAGGCTGCGGCTATCTGTATGAACTACCCCGTCCGGAGCGTGAGCCGGAGTGCAAGCTCGGCCTTTCACCAGTTGGATGCACTTCTCGAAAGTCACGTCATCGACAATCCGCAGTTCCTCAAACGGCTCGGAGCGCTCATCGCCGAATCTCCGTATGCCCTTGTAGATCGGATTCTCGATGATCGCCCGGATCGTCGTTCCGCGCCACAGGGAGGTTCCCTTCTTCGTCAGAATGCCTTGCTGCACAAGCCTTTCGGAAAATGGAAATGTGCAGATCGATGCAGGTCACGGAGTAAATTCAGACCAAAGTCTGATTTCAAACGCTTTCACGCTCCCCTCCTGCCGCTTCCATCTGATTGCAACTGTTGGCGATATGCCCTATGGAGAAAACCTGTAGGGCATTTTCAACAAGGCCTTTACCTGAGCCAAAAGATTGACCACAGATGCTCCAGTTTCTTTCTCTCAGGCGGCAATCCATGATTGCGTATTCCGAGTGCTGGATCTTCGCGAGCAACGGACGGATCAAACCAGTCTGCTTTTTCTGTTGCCCAATCAATCCATTTCTGGGTTTTCTGATCAGAAGAGTCAGCTAAGGAGCGAACACGTTCTACGTACCGTCTGATTCTGCAGGCGATCTCATAGTCATTTGCCTCATTGACAAGGCTGTTTGTGATATCAACCTCTGCGTTATACAGCTCCAGGCGGCGTTCTTTCCTCTGTCTTTCTTCCTCCGCCTTTCTCGCTTCTTCCTCCTGGCGTAATCTTTCCAGACGTACATCCTCCGATGCTTTATACAGGGCAAAGAGAATTTCTGTCAATCTGTCTTCTATTTGGCGTGATTCTGAATCTCTGAAAACATAATGATCATTGATTTTCATTGTCAATTTTCCGTTGTAAACGTGATCATACTTTCGGATATTTGGTTTGTGCGCCCATGAATATGTTTTGCTTTTTCTTTCATATTCTGCCAGTTCCCGCTCTTCCTGCTTTGTCAAAACATGATCATTTTTGTCCTTTGCTTCGCTGAAAGTAACAGGTACCGTTTCACCGCGGACAATCATATACAGTTTTTCTGTGATGCCGCACCCCAGTTCAGCGGTGCTTTTAACCAGTGAATTAAGGATACAAAAAACCCTTGGGCGGGTCTGATCGGAAACGGTGTTCGTCAGTTCCGGAGCAGGATGCTCTCTGTGTTTGGCCAGATGATAATCATATTTCCCATATTCTTTCTTCCAGGTATCAATTGATGCTTTGTATGCTGCAATAGTCTTGTGATATCTGCTTCCTTCCGGCAGCATCTCAATTGATTCCGCCACAGAATACAACTTCTGATATTCCTCCTCAGACAGGATATCCATCAATTCCGGTTCCGGAGCCGGTGCCTTCCTCTCAATAGAAATATACCTGGTTACAGTTGTTCTTTTATCCGTTTTGGGAAGTGGTTCCTTTTTTACTTTCTGTCCAGCGCGTTTCTTTGCCCAGTATCCTCTGGGCGGAACAGGGATATCCATTAACTTGCAGATTTTATGAATGGCAACATCTGAAACGCCGTATCGTTTTGCAACAGTCGAAACTGGTTCATCCCAGACTTCTTTGTAGAGTTTTTCACGTTCATACTCAACCACGGCTTTCCCTCCAAATCATTGTTTTTTCCGTTTGACAAAGGTATGTCCATACTATAGTAAGTAGTAAAAAGGAGTTTCTTTATAATCCACATAGCTATAAGCTTAACCGAACTCAACGCCTATAGCGTGGGATTTTGGTAAACAAAAAAACGGAAGTGAAGGAAATCAACGCTTCCGGGAGTCGAATTCTTTGGATTCGGAACCTCTTCCAGAGATCTGTTACGGTATTTATCCCCGTTCCAGCAGATGGCGCATTCCCGCGGGATTCATCAGCACCTTGGCGCATCCGAGCACCACACAGTCCTTTGCGTCCTGCGCCACATGGCATGGGATTTTCAGCACGTCACTGATTCGTTCTGCCAGACCGTACAGTCCGGAAGCGCCGCCGGTGAGCGTCAGTCCGCCTTCAAAGATATCGGAAACCAGCTGGGGCGGCGTCCGTTCGATGACCACCTGGACCCCCTCAATCAGTTCATTGACGTTGTCCACAAGCGCTTCATAAATCTCGTCCGAATCGATGGCAAGGGTTTTCGGAAGGCCGGAAATCAGGTTCCGGCCGGTCACATCCATCACAACCTTCGGATTGCGCCTGACAGCACCGCCGAGAGTCATCTTCACCTGTTCCGCTGTTCTTTCGCCGATCAGCAGGTTATGCTTCTTCCGGAGATACCGGATTACCGAATCATCAAAATGATCCCCGCCGACAGGAACAGAGCTCATCACAGTCACCGCACTGTTGCAGAGAACCGCAAGATCCGTGCCTCCCGCGCTCATATCAGCAACCAGGCTGCCGTATGAACCCAGGAAATTCAGCTGGGCTCCGAGCGCCGCGGCAATCGTCCGGTCCAGGAGCTGGGTCCTCCGAAGCCCGGCATCAAACATAGCGGATACCAGTGCCTTTTTCTCCATCTCCTTGACCCCGGACGGAACCGCCATCACAGCGCGCGGACGGGCAAGGAAACGTTTCCCCGTAATATTGGTGATATAGTAGCGCAGCATGGAATTCGTCAGATCAAAGTCAATCATTTCACCC
It encodes the following:
- a CDS encoding rod shape-determining protein, whose product is MAQAAGDLGIDLGTSNVVIYMKGRGVIFREPSVVAVDRETNNIIAFGTEAYRMIGRAPSNVSIIRPLAQGEMIDFDLTNSMLRYYITNITGKRFLARPRAVMAVPSGVKEMEKKALVSAMFDAGLRRTQLLDRTIAAALGAQLNFLGSYGSLVADMSAGGTDLAVLCNSAVTVMSSVPVGGDHFDDSVIRYLRKKHNLLIGERTAEQVKMTLGGAVRRNPKVVMDVTGRNLISGLPKTLAIDSDEIYEALVDNVNELIEGVQVVIERTPPQLVSDIFEGGLTLTGGASGLYGLAERISDVLKIPCHVAQDAKDCVVLGCAKVLMNPAGMRHLLERG